A window from Saccharomyces cerevisiae S288C chromosome XIII, complete sequence encodes these proteins:
- the NGL3 gene encoding 3'-5' poly(A) RNA exonuclease (3'-5' exonuclease specific for poly-A RNAs; has a domain similar to a magnesium-dependent endonuclease motif in mRNA deadenylase Ccr4p; similar to Ngl1p; NGL3 has a paralog, NGL2, that arose from the whole genome duplication), with protein MDSQVEGKISPSQKESSSTSGLVSPSEDGPAHQKIHRDQLSVDQIKKIREERAQKRQVRRNSLISQGKDPDFPTPDLQFIERPFLPINHDNSKGLTPATIQVTQDSLDVKIMTYNTLAQTLIRRDFFPESGPALKWHKRSKVLVHELKKYRPDVVSLQEVDYNELNFWQENFHKLGFDVIFKRHEGKTHGLLVAWNNKKFQLDNDWMLDYDNILAGNVISARTRTKNIALIISLYFKGITDSSSRGIIVANTHLFWHPFGVFERLRQSYLVLQKIQEIKACSKYNGWHSLLMGDFNTEPEEPPYLAITKRPLILKGPIRAMVECSLAYRYSKKRNGEESDQDDEECDEKSRGEGHSDQPQNPKPESFTATKEEKALVNQLVALHNSLHVKGVSLYGIGYGKVHPENANGSHGEPGLSNWANTWCGLLDYIFYIEGDHNQDTRQKEPLNAFEGNNNVKIIGYLRMPCAQEMPKHSQPFEGEYASDHISLMCQIRLFFGGEKVHSLK; from the coding sequence ATGGATAGCCAAGTAGAAGGCAAAATATCCCCCTCACAGAAGGAGTCCTCCTCCACCTCAGGCCTCGTTTCACCTAGTGAAGATGGCCCAGCACATCAAAAAATACACAGAGACCAATTAAGTGTGGAtcaaatcaagaaaatcagAGAAGAACGTGCTCAGAAGAGACAGGTACGTAGGAACTCTCTAATATCCCAAGGGAAGGACCCTGACTTCCCAACGCCTGACTTACAATTCATTGAAAGACCATTCCTCCCTATCAACCATGATAATTCGAAAGGTCTTACGCCAGCGACCATACAAGTCACCCAAGATTCATTGGACGTTAAAATAATGACCTATAATACTCTAGCACAAACCTTGATTAGGAGAGATTTTTTCCCAGAAAGTGGACCAGCGTTAAAGTGGCATAAGAGATCAAAAGTTTTGGTCCacgaattgaaaaagtacAGGCCTGATGTAGTATCGTTGCAGGAGGTCGATTACAATGAACTCAACTTCTGGCAGGAGAATTTCCATAAGTTAGGGTTTGATgtgattttcaaaaggcATGAAGGGAAAACTCATGGACTACTAGTTGCATggaacaataaaaaattccaGTTAGATAATGATTGGATGCTGGACTACGATAATATATTGGCGGGAAATGTCATTTCAGCAAGAACAAGAACTAAAAATATTGCCCTTATTATATCGCTATATTTCAAGGGTATAACAGATTCATCATCAAGAGGAATTATCGTCGCAAATACACACCTATTTTGGCATCCCTTTGGggtatttgaaagattAAGGCAATCTTACTTGGTTTTACAAAAGATCCAGGAAATTAAAGCATGTTCCAAATATAATGGCTGGCATAGCCTACTGATGGGTGATTTCAATACCGAACCTGAAGAGCCACCGTACTTGGCCATAACGAAAAGACCACTGATATTAAAAGGCCCAATAAGAGCTATGGTGGAATGCTCACTAGCGTATCggtattcaaaaaaaaggaatggAGAAGAAAGTGACCAGGATGATGAAGAGTGTGATGAAAAGTCTAGGGGCGAAGGCCATTCAGATCAACCACAAAACCCAAAACCAGAGAGCTTTACAGCCacaaaggaagaaaaggctCTGGTAAATCAATTAGTTGCGTTGCATAATTCACTACATGTGAAAGGCGTATCTTTGTATGGGATTGGCTACGGTAAAGTGCATCCTGAAAATGCTAACGGAAGCCACGGCGAACCGGGACTCTCAAACTGGGCCAATACATGGTGTGGATTATTAGACTACATATTTTATATCGAGGGTGATCATAATCAGGACACGCGTCAGAAAGAGCCTCTGAATGCTTTTGAAGGAAATAACAACGTAAAAATAATCGGATATCTGAGGATGCCGTGCGCACAAGAAATGCCCAAACACTCCCAACCTTTCGAGGGAGAATATGCTAGTGATCACATTTCCCTAATGTGCCAAATACGCTTGTTTTTTGGGGGGGAGAAAGTGCATAGCttaaaataa
- the NAB6 gene encoding Nab6p (mRNA-binding protein; binds to the 3'UTR of cell wall-related mRNAs and stabilizes these mRNAs, acting in parallel to cell wall integrity signaling to maintain expression of cell wall genes during stress; acts antagonistically to Nab6p; deletion mutants display increased sensitivity to some cell wall disrupting agents; expression negatively regulated by cAMP), producing the protein MSNSNSKKPVANYAYRQQQDYNGMNAMVGNPMMYHPVDFVNGAGQYGPSQHPAYYTNSPLPNIPPTPFDTAYGASLFPSHLLMGSPFVSSPNMQSGYNSARSSNLKRKAYSRPVSNHNGYNGNSNSNQNNTNNGMVTPSNYYRMGRNSFSRNNNSTRNVTHNNNKGCDTRNNSGRRTFARNNIFDDILPEMLLQRPFCINYKVLPTGDDAYRTRSLLIENVDHSIDLHSIVKNFVKSNTLESAYLIEGGKSDDSKDVETKNLSILISFLTKGDCLNFYNNILQRLSEFKTFLKSEALNLKFVCLNYDPKCLPTFIESEALTENAEEADITNGSTMISASLHHNIANKDATRSIIIEFKSPVEKSDLFKKKLQFLDRSKNKRYILESIDLVNTDVPSNQFPENYAVLTFLNISMAIEVLDYLKKYSKNLGISKCFYVSLAPLVVSSARSSVANIYEGKTSTHRLSVPSVTAGNNNDSNNNGNNNKSNMSGITTLNNNSSIGVSVYGHSNMSLTSLSSSVSLNEEIDMLATKLQGVELDGTYLEINYRDYQTPTIEEHSTHLSNVKISKTTENSRQFSQDIPSPLPLNEHMFMNDSNQSNGAIIPQQLIATPSPVSPNLQMNQRVLPNPITQSLEQNFNVSAKVASSMGSDIGNRTIYIGNINPRSKAEDICNVVRGGILQSIKYIPEKKICFVTFIEAPSAVQFYANSFIDPIVLHGNMLRVGWGHYSGPLPKLISLAVTIGASRNVYVSLPEFAFKEKFIHDPQYKKLHETLSLPDAEQLREDFSTYGDIEQINYLSDSHCCWINFMNISSAISLVEEMNKESTVQNESGEVTLKRATEEKFGGRYKGLLINYGKDRCGNINKNLIAGKNSRFYKKVKRPSYNIRLSKLEEKRRQNEIDEKEKAFDKPLNLESLGISLDAHKDNGGGETGTANNTGHENESELEAENENGNETGSFGGLGLAVASSDVKRATSDETDYEDIFNKSSGSSDSSSDVEVIMHSPSDPEYALKSQTLRSSSQTVINSKRPVKIEDEEEAVGMSQLNYRSSLRQAPPRAPSTLSYNHSKNNETPMQDIFTNGETANNRKKKRGSFARHRTIPGSDVMAQYLAQVQHSTFMYAANILGASAEDNTHPDE; encoded by the coding sequence ATGTCAAATTccaattcaaaaaaaccTGTTGCGAATTACGCATACCGTCAACAGCAAGATTATAATGGGATGAACGCCATGGTGGGAAATCCAATGATGTATCATCCTGTTGATTTCGTAAACGGTGCCGGCCAATATGGTCCTTCTCAACACCCAGCATATTACACCAACTCACCATTACCTAATATTCCACCAACACCTTTTGATACTGCATACGGTGCCAGTCTTTTTCCATCTCACCTATTGATGGGATCTCCATTTGTTTCCTCGCCTAACATGCAAAGTGGCTATAATTCTGCAAGATCATCTAATCTCAAAAGAAAGGCTTATTCGAGGCCCGTTTCTAATCATAACGGTTACAACGGAAACAGTAACAGTAACCAAAACAATACTAATAACGGAATGGTAACACCCTCGAACTATTATAGAATGGGGAGAAATTCTTTCTCGAGGAACAACAACAGTACGAGGAATGTTACtcacaacaacaataagGGGTGCGACACCCGGAACAACAgtggaagaagaacattCGCAAGGAATAACATTTTCGACGACATACTTCCAGAAATGCTTTTACAAAGACCCTTTTGTATTAATTACAAGGTTCTACCGACTGGTGATGATGCTTATAGAACTAGGTCGCTGCTTATTGAAAATGTGGATCATTCTATTGATTTACACTCTAtagtcaaaaattttgtcaAATCCAATACTCTGGAAAGTGCCTACTTAATTGAAGGAGGGAAGAGCGATGATTCAAAAGATGTAGAGACTAAAAATCTATCCATTCTAATAAGCTTTCTAACCAAAGGCGACTGTTTGAACTTTTACAATAACATTTTACAAAGGTTATCTGAATTCaaaacatttttgaaatctgaAGCACTAAATCTGAAATTTGTTTGTCTAAACTATGATCCCAAATGCCTCCCTACCTTTATTGAGAGTGAAGCGTTAACAGAAAACGCTGAAGAAGCCGACATTACCAATGGTTCAACAATGATCAGTGCTTCGCTGCATCATAATATAGCGAACAAAGATGCTACAAGGTCGATTATAATTGAATTCAAAAGCCCCGTGGAGAAAAGCgatttattcaaaaagaaattacaaTTTTTGGACAGgtcaaaaaacaaaagatacATTTTGGAATCTATCGATTTAGTGAACACAGATGTACCTTCCAATCAATTTCCTGAAAATTACGCCGTTTTAACCTTTTTGAATATCTCTATGGCTATTGAAGTTCTcgattatttgaaaaaatactccAAAAACTTAGGCATTTCTAAATGTTTTTACGTATCCCTAGCCCCGTTGGTAGTTAGCTCAGCCAGATCTTCGGTTGCTAATATTTACGAGGGTAAAACGAGCACACATCGTTTATCGGTGCCTTCTGTTACTGCTGGGAACAATAACGATAGCAACAACAACGgaaacaataataaaagtaaTATGAGTGGTATCACCACActcaataataatagtagtATTGGTGTTTCCGTATACGGTCACTCTAATATGAGTTTAACCAGTCTGTCATCATCTGTATCTTTAAATGAAGAGATTGATATGCTTGCGACGAAACTTCAAGGGGTAGAACTTGATGGGACTTATTTAGAAATCAACTATCGCGACTATCAAACACCAACTATTGAAGAACACTCTACTCACTTGAGCAAtgtcaaaatttcaaagacaaCAGAAAACTCTAGGCAATTTTCTCAAGATATCCCATCACCTTTGCCATTAAATGAACATATGTTTATGAATGATTCTAATCAGTCCAATGGAGCGATAATACCTCAACAGTTAATAGCCACACCTTCTCCGGTATCCCCCAATTTGCAAATGAATCAAAGGGTGTTGCCGAATCCAATAACTCAAAGTTTGGAGCAAAATTTCAACGTTTCGGCCAAAGTGGCATCATCCATGGGTTCAGACATAGGCAATAGAACAATTTATATAGGAAACATTAATCCAAGATCAAAGGCGGAGGATATCTGTAATGTCGTGCGTGGAGGAATCCTTCAGAGCATTAAGTACATACCggagaagaagatatgCTTTGTTACTTTCATCGAAGCTCCATCCGCTGTACAGTTCTATGCAAATTCATTTATTGATCCAATAGTGTTACATGGGAATATGTTGAGAGTTGGATGGGGGCATTATTCTGGTCCATTACCGAAATTAATCTCGTTGGCTGTTACGATCGGGGCAAGTAGGAATGTCTACGTAAGCCTACCAGAGTTTGCATTTAAGGAAAAGTTTATTCACGACCCTCAGtacaaaaaattgcatGAAACACTATCTTTACCAGATGCGGAACAACTAAGAGAGGACTTTAGTACCTATGGTGATATTGAGCAGATTAACTATTTGAGTGATAGCCATTGCTGTTGGATAAATTTCATGAATATATCTTCTGCGATTAgtcttgttgaagaaatgaataaGGAATCCACAGTACAAAATGAATCCGGTGAAGTGACGCTTAAAAGGGCGACTGAGGAAAAATTCGGTGGCCGTTATAAGGGCCTTCTGATAAACTACGGCAAAGATCGTTGTGgcaatataaacaaaaatttgataGCAGGTAAAAATTCAAGATTCTATAAGAAAGTTAAAAGACCGAGCTATAATATACGTTTGAGTAAgttggaagaaaagaggaGGCAGAATGAAATcgatgaaaaggaaaaggcTTTTGATAAACCCTTGAACTTGGAATCCCTAGGAATTAGTCTGGACGCACATAAGGACAACGGCGGTGGTGAAACAGGAACTGCAAATAATACTGGGcatgaaaatgaaagtgaACTAGAGgctgaaaatgaaaacgGTAATGAGACTGGAAGTTTCGGTGGACTGGGTCTCGCTGTGGCGAGCTCTGACGTCAAACGTGCGACATCGGATGAAACTGATTATGAAGATATATTTAACAAGTCATCGGGATCTTCCGACTCGTCATCAGACGTCGAGGTCATTATGCACTCCCCGAGCGATCCTGAATACGCTTTAAAATCACAAACTCTAAGAAGCTCGAGTCAGACCGTCATTAATAGTAAGAGACCAGTAAAGATAGAAGACGAGGAAGAAGCCGTAGGAATGTCACAGCTCAATTATAGGTCGTCATTAAGACAAGCTCCTCCAAGAGCTCCCTCAACTTTGTCATATAATCACTCGAAGAACAACGAAACGCCAATGCAAGATATTTTCACAAATGGCGAAACAGCAAATAacagaaagaagaagagaggATCTTTTGCAAGGCATAGAACGATACCAGGATCTGACGTCATGGCCCAATACCTTGCACAAGTGCAACATTCGACATTTATGTATGCAGCCAATATTTTGGGCGCCTCTGCGGAAGACAACACGCATCCTGACGAGTAG
- the ATR1 gene encoding borate transporter (Multidrug efflux pump of the major facilitator superfamily; required for resistance to aminotriazole and 4-nitroquinoline-N-oxide; ATR1 has a paralog, YMR279C, that arose from the whole genome duplication; protein abundance increases in response to DNA replication stress), whose protein sequence is MGNQSLVVLTESKGEYENETELPVKKSSRDNNIGESLTATAFTQSEDEMVDSNQKWQNPNYFKYAWQEYLFIFTCMISQLLNQAGTTQTLSIMNILSDSFGSEGNSKSWLMASFPLVSGSFILISGRLGDIYGLKKMLLVGYVLVIIWSLICGITKYSGSDTFFIISRAFQGLGIAFVLPNVLGIIGNIYVGGTFRKNIVISFVGAMAPIGATLGCLFAGLIGTEDPKQWPWAFYAYSIAAFINFVLSIYAIPSTIPTNIHHFSMDWIGSVLGVIGLILLNFVWNQAPISGWNQAYIIVILIISVIFLVVFIIYEIRFAKTPLLPRAVIKDRHMIQIMLALFFGWGSFGIFTFYYFQFQLNIRQYTALWAGGTYFMFLIWGIIAALLVGFTIKNVSPSVFLFFSMVAFNVGSIMASVTPVHETYFRTQLGTMIILSFGMDLSFPASSIIFSDNLPMEYQGMAGSLVNTVVNYSMSLCLGMGATVETQVNSDGKHLLKGYRGAQYLGIGLASLACMISGLYMVESFIKGRRARAAAEYDCTVA, encoded by the coding sequence ATGGGCAATCAGTCATTAGTTGTGCTTACGGAAAGTAAGGGTGAGTATGAGAATGAGACAGAACTACCTGTTAAAAAATCGTCACGAGATAATAATATCGGAGAATCTTTAACAGCAACAGCTTTTACGCAGtctgaagatgaaatggTAGATAGCAATCAGAAATGGCAGAACCCAAACTATTTTAAATATGCATGGCAAGAATatctttttatattcaCATGCATGATAAGTCAGCTTCTAAATCAAGCAGGCACTACACAGACTCTTTCGATCATGAATATTCTTTCGGACAGTTTTGGCTCAGAAGGAAACTCAAAGTCATGGCTGATGGCATCTTTTCCGCTAGTTTCAGGCTCATTTATTTTGATTAGTGGCAGACTAGGTGACATATACggattaaaaaaaatgttgttAGTAGGATATGTTCTGGTTATTATATGGTCTTTGATTTGTGGGATTACCAAGTATTCTGGTAGCgatactttttttattattagtaGAGCCTTCCAAGGGCTAGGGATTGCATTTGTTTTACCTAATGTGCTGGGAATAATTGGTAATATATATGTAGGTGGTACTTTTCGTAAAAACATCGTGATTAGTTTTGTTGGTGCGATGGCCCCTATTGGAGCAACTTTAGGTTGTCTTTTTGCAGGACTGATCGGTACCGAGGACCCAAAACAATGGCCATGGGCATTCTACGCGTATAGCATAGCCgctttcattaattttgtGCTCTCCATATATGCCATTCCGAGTACTATACCAACAAatattcatcatttttctaTGGATTGGATTGGTTCTGTTTTGGGCGTGATAGGTCTCattttattaaattttGTGTGGAACCAAGCTCCTATATCGGGTTGGAACCAGGCTTACATCATCGTAATTTTAATCATTTCTGTGATTTTTCTTGtcgttttcatcatttatGAGATTCGATTTGCCAAGACTCCACTATTGCCGCGCGCAGTTATAAAGGATCGTCATATGATTCAAATTATGCTGGCTTTATTCTTTGGATGGGGCTCTTTTGGCATCTTTACGTTTTATTATTTCCAATTTCAATTAAATATAAGGCAGTACACGGCATTATGGGCTGGTGGAACTTACTTTATGTTTTTAATTTGGGGTATTATTGCCGCCTTACTGGTAGGATTTACTATCAAGAATGTGTCTCCATCAGtgtttttgttcttttctatGGTAGCATTCAATGTGGGCTCAATAATGGCAAGTGTTACACCGGTTCACGAGACATACTTTCGTACTCAGTTAGGAACGATGATAATTTTAAGTTTTGGGATGGATCTTTCATTTCCTGCTTCTTCCATTATCTTTAGTGATAATTTACCGATGGAGTACCAAGGCATGGCTGGGTCATTGGTGAATACTGTTGTCAATTACTCCATGTCCTTGTGTCTCGGTATGGGTGCCACAGTAGAGACACAGGTCAATTCAGACGGAAAGCATCTTTTGAAAGGCTATAGAGGTGCTCAGTACCTTGGGATAGGATTGGCAAGTTTAGCATGCATGATTAGCGGGCTTTACATGGTCGAAAGCTTCATAAAAGGCCGCAGGGCAAGAGCTGCTGCAGAATACGATTGCACTGTGGCTTAG
- the VAN1 gene encoding Van1p (Component of the mannan polymerase I; complex contains Van1p and Mnn9p and is involved in the first steps of mannan synthesis; mutants are vanadate-resistant) has product MGMFFNLRSNIKKKAMDNGLSLPISRNGSSNNIKDKRSEHNSNSLKGKYRYQPRSTPSKFQLTVSITSLIIIAVLSLYLFISFLSGMGIGVSTQNGRSLLGSSKSSENYKTIDLEDEEYYDYDFEDIDPEVISKFDDGVQHYLISQFGSEVLTPKDDEKYQRELNMLFDSTVEEYDLSNFEGAPNGLETRDHILLCIPLRNAADVLPLMFKHLMNLTYPHELIDLAFLVSDCSEGDTTLDALIAYSRHLQNGTLSQIFQEIDAVIDSQTKGTDKLYLKYMDEGYINRVHQAFSPPFHENYDKPFRSVQIFQKDFGQVIGQGFSDRHAVKVQGIRRKLMGRARNWLTANALKPYHSWVYWRDADVELCPGSVIQDLMSKNYDVIVPNVWRPLPTFLGTEQPYDLNSWMESQEALALAKTLDEDDVIVEGYAEYPTWRVHLAYIRDAEGDPNEAVDLDGVGGVSILAKAKIFRNGVQFPAFTFENHAETEAFGKMAKKMGYRVGGLPHYTIWHIYEPSDDDLKEIASREREKRRQSE; this is encoded by the coding sequence atgggCATGTTTTTTAATTTAAGGTCAaatataaagaagaaagccATGGACAATGGACTAAGCCTGCCCATTTCAAGGAACGGTAGCTCGAACAACATCAAGGACAAACGCTCAGAGCATAACTCCAACTCATTAAAGGGCAAATACAGGTACCAGCCGCGCTCCACACCGTCTAAATTCCAGCTTACGGTGAGTATCACATCTCTTATTATTATCGCCGTTCTGTCGTTATATCTCTTTATATCATTTCTCTCCGGAATGGGCATTGGTGTATCCACGCAAAATGGTAGGTCGTTGTTGGGTTCCTCAAAATCCTCCGAAAATTACAAGACTATCGACctagaagatgaagaatattacGACTATGATTTTGAGGATATCGATCCTGAAgtgatttcaaaatttgatgatgGTGTGCAACATTATCTAATATCACAATTTGGTTCAGAAGTGTTGACTCCCaaggatgatgaaaaatacCAAAGGGAACTCAACATGCTTTTTGATTCCACTGTTGAGGAGTACGACCTGTCGAATTTTGAAGGTGCTCCGAATGGATTGGAAACACGTGATCACATTCTTTTATGCATTCCACTAAGAAACGCTGCGGATGTATTGCCATTAATGTTCAAGCATTTAATGAACCTAACCTATCCACACGAGCTGATTGATCTGGCCTTTTTAGTCAGTGATTGCTCAGAAGGTGACACTACGTTGGATGCTTTAATAGCGTATTCTAGGCACTTACAAAATGGCACGTTGTCTCAGATTTTTCAAGAGATTGACGCTGTCATTGATTCGCAAACAAAAGGCACCGATAAATTATATCTTAAATATATGGACGAAGGTTATATCAACCGTGTCCACCAGGCATTTTCACCACCATTCCATGAAAATTATGACAAGCCATTTAGATCAGTacaaattttccaaaaggATTTTGGCCAAGTAATTGGACAAGGTTTTAGTGACAGACATGCCGTTAAGGTTCAAGGTATAAGACGAAAACTAATGGGGAGGGCAAGAAATTGGTTAACTGCCAATGCTTTGAAACCTTACCACTCATGGGTTTATTGGAGAGATGCTGATGTAGAGCTGTGCCCTGGTTCAGTCATTCAAGATTTGATGAGCAAAAACTACGATGTTATCGTCCCTAACGTTTGGAGACCACTACCTACATTTTTGGGAACTGAACAACCATATGATTTGAATTCTTGGATGGAATCTCAGGAGGCACTAGCATTGGCAAAGACTCTTGACGAAGATGATGTTATTGTAGAAGGCTATGCAGAATATCCTACGTGGAGAGTTCACTTAGCCTATATCAGAGATGCAGAAGGTGATCCAAATGAAGCGGTGGACTTGGACGGTGTAGGGGGAGTTTCTATTTTGGCGAAGGCCAAAATATTTAGAAACGGGGTACAGTTTCCTGCAtttacttttgaaaatcatgCAGAAACAGAAGCATTTGGTAAAAtggcaaagaaaatgggGTACAGGGTTGGTGGTTTACCGCATTATACTATTTGGCATATTTATGAACCGAGCGATGACgatttgaaggaaattgcGTCAAGGGAAAGAGAGAAGAGAAGACAATCAGAGTAA